Within the Leptotrichia sp. OH3620_COT-345 genome, the region TAGTACTAAAAGTTTTTCCTGAAAAACAAAGACCTATGATAGCTAAAATGCTTGATCCAAAAAAAATAGCGGATGGAATTGAAAGGGCTCTGAATGAGGATAAAGCAGAGGGTTTAGCAAAAGCTCCGACGGAATAATAGAAAAGTTGGAGCGGAAAGCGGAAAAATTTCCGCTACTGAAAAAAGGTTCTTTGAACTTTAATATTATAGACTATAAAAGGGACTACAGCAGAAGTAATGTATATGCAGATATAAGTTATAGGGATAATTTTAAGGGAGACAGAGAATTATTAGCGAGAGCTGGATTTATTTATTATTTAGAATAAGAAAGGAGTTTTACATCAATGTTTAATCAGGAAACAACAAGACAAATAATTTTAATACTTTATGGGGTGTTATTAGGTACTCTTGGAAATTTATTATACCGAGTAAATAATCAACTTAAAATAAATCCTATGGCTGTAAGGGCTTTAAACGGTGCTTTATCTTTGGCTATTTATATACTTCTTATGATTTTATCAAAAGGAGTATTGAAATTGGATATAATTACAATGATTATTATACTTTTCATTGGGTATTTCGTAGAGTTGATAGTTGAAATACTCGAAGATAAAATACCAGGATTAGTTGATCGTTTAATTGAAAGATATCTGGGAAGTCCTCCCAAAAAGGATAAGTGATAAATATGACGGAAAGAAGAACTTTAAGAGATATTTTATTACCTGGAAAAGTGCATAAAAATACACAGAAGAGTGAAAAAACTAATTATGCTTTAAAAACGATAGTTAGAATAATAATATTTTATTTAACAGAATCGGTGTTACTGATAAAAATAAGAGATTATCAATTTGTACGTAATGTTACTGAAATTGGTAAAAAATCGACCGTATCAAGTCAAACAATAGCAGAATTAAGAAATACGATGATAATCGAAAATTTGTTGATTACAGTTATAATGACGATTATATCTTTAGCAATATTATTTTATTGTAATAAAAAAATGTCAGAAAATAGGTAGGATTAAATTCCTACTTTTTTAAAAAAATATAAAATCTTTTGTAAAAAGTCTTGACTTCTAAGGAATTTTCTCAAAATATATGGTATAATTAATTAAACTTAAAGCGAAAGGAGAGATTTTTATGATAACAGCACTGAATATAGCTAATAATTTTCTTGAAAGAGCTTTTGCTGAAAATATTTCAATTTCTCCAATGAAGATGCAGAAGTTAATTTATATTTTATACAAAGAATATTTAAGAAGAACTGGTAGAGCTCTTTTTTCTGAAAGATTTGAAGCTTGGCAATATGGACCTGTATTACCAAATGTATATAGTGAATTTAAAGGATATAAATCAGGAGCTATAAAAAATTTTGCATTAGATGCAGATAATAGTATTACAAAGGTCAAAATGGTTCCAGGAAGTGATTTTTTTAATGTTTTTAATGAAGTATGGCATGAGTACGCTGGATACTCTGGAGTAGAGTTATCAAGATTTACTCATCAAGAACATGGAGCTTGGGAGAGAGCTATCAATGACAATACTTTTATTTTAAAAGATGAAAACATAAGAGAAGAGGAATCTTATGTTTAATGAAATTGAAGATAATGTAAATAGAATAAAGAAAATTAGAGAAAGATTGGAAAAATTAGGAAAAGAAGAAGAAGAGTTAGAAGATATACCGGTTTCAAAGAAAGATAATAATAATATTAAAAAAAATGAAATTCCTGAAAGTGAAACAATACAAGAAACCATTTTAAATCAATGGAAAATTAAAAAAGA harbors:
- a CDS encoding Panacea domain-containing protein gives rise to the protein MITALNIANNFLERAFAENISISPMKMQKLIYILYKEYLRRTGRALFSERFEAWQYGPVLPNVYSEFKGYKSGAIKNFALDADNSITKVKMVPGSDFFNVFNEVWHEYAGYSGVELSRFTHQEHGAWERAINDNTFILKDENIREEESYV